A window from Lagopus muta isolate bLagMut1 chromosome 5, bLagMut1 primary, whole genome shotgun sequence encodes these proteins:
- the LOC125693461 gene encoding pancreatic alpha-amylase isoform X2 yields MQVLLLLAAVGLCWAQYDPNTQTGRTSIVHLFEWRWDDIALECERYLAPYGFGGVQVSPPNENIVITNPNRPWWERYQPISYKICSRSGTEDEFRDMVTRCNNVGVRIYVDAVVNHMCGSMGGTGTHSTCGSYFDTGTRDFPAVPYSAWDFNDGKCQTASGDIENYGDIYQVRDSGFRIDAAKHMWPGDISAFLAKLHNLNTQWFSAGTKPFIFQEVIDLGGEPITGSQYFENGRVTEFKYGAKLGTVIRKWDGEKMAYLKNWGEGWGFVPSDRALVFVDNHDNQRGHGAGGASILTFWESRLYKMAVGFMLAHPYGFTRVMSSYRWPRYFENGEDVNDWVGPPSNSDGSTKSVTINADTTCGNDWVCEHRWRQIRNMVVFRNVVDGQPFSNWWDNDSNQVAFGRGNKGFIVFNNDDWYMNIDLQTGLPAGTYCDVISGDKEGSACTGKQVYVSSDGMANFQISNTDEDPFVAIHVDAKL; encoded by the exons ATGCAAGTCCTTCTCCTCCTCGCAGCTGTAGGGCTTTGCTGGGCACAGTATGACCCCAACACTCAGACTGGGAGGACGTCTATCGTGCATCTCTTTGAATGGCGCTGGGACGATATTGCTCTGGAGTGCGAACGCTATTTAGCTCCTTATGGATTTGGAGGAGTTCAG GTTTCTCCTCCAAATGAAAACATTGTCATTACTAATCCGAACCGGCCCTGGTGGGAAAGGTACCAGCCCATCAGCTACAAGATCTGCAGTCGATCAGGCACTGAAGATGAATTCAGAGACATGGTGACCAGATGCAACAACGTTGGA GTTCGCATTTATGTGGATGCTGTTGTCAATCACATGTGCGGATCTATGGGTGGCACAGGCACCCACTCAACATGCGGGAGCTATTTCGACACCGGGACTAGAGATTTTCCCGCGGTGCCGTACTCTGCCTGGGATTTCAACGACGGCAAATGTCAGACCGCCAGTGGAGACATTGAAAATTATGGGGACATCTATCAG GTCCGGGATT CAGGGTTCCGGATCGATGCTGCCAAGCATATGTGGCCTGGGGACATAAGTGCGTTTCTGGCCAAATTGCACAATCTAAACACTCAGTGGTTTTCAGCAGGAACAAAACCCTTTATTTTCCAAGAG GTAATTGACTTGGGAGGAGAGCCAATCACAGGCAGTCAATACTTTGAAAATGGCCGAGTGACAGAGTTCAAGTACGGTGCAAAACTGGGGACGGTGATCCGCAAGTGGGATGGAGAGAAGATGGCCTACTTAAA GAACTGGGGAGAAGGCTGGGGCTTTGTGCCTTCTGACAGAGCCCTGGTCTTTGTGGATAACCACGACAACCAGCGGGGGCACGGGGCAGGCGGAGCTTCCATTCTTACCTTCTGGGAATCCAG GCTTTATAAAATGGCAGTTGGTTTCATGCTCGCTCATCCGTACGGGTTCACGCGGGTGATGTCAAGTTATCGTTGGCCAAGATATTTTGAGAATGGAGAG GATGTCAACGACTGGGTTGGACCGCCGAGTAACTCGGATGGATCGACGAAGTCCGTGACAATCAATGCCGACACTACCTGTGGCAACGACTGGGTCTGTGAACATCGCTGGCGACAAATAAG GAACATGGTTGTCTTCCGTAACGTGGTAGACGGTCAGCCTTTCTCAAACTGGTGGGACAATGATAGCAATCAAGTAGCTTTCGGTCGTGGCAACAAAGGCTTCATTGTCTTTAATAATGACGACTG GTATATGAACATCGATTTGCAAACGGGGCTGCCTGCCGGTACCTACTGCGATGTTATTTCTGGAGATAAGGAAGGCAGTGCGTGTACTGGAAAGCAGGTGTATGTTTCTTCGGATGGAATGGCCAATTTCCAGATTAGTAACACTGACGAAGATCCATTTGTTGCAATTCACGTTGATGCCAAGTTATAA
- the LOC125693461 gene encoding pancreatic alpha-amylase isoform X1, whose translation MQVLLLLAAVGLCWAQYDPNTQTGRTSIVHLFEWRWDDIALECERYLAPYGFGGVQVSPPNENIVITNPNRPWWERYQPISYKICSRSGTEDEFRDMVTRCNNVGVRIYVDAVVNHMCGSMGGTGTHSTCGSYFDTGTRDFPAVPYSAWDFNDGKCQTASGDIENYGDIYQVRDCKLTSLLDLALEKDYVRSTIADYMNHLIDMGVAGFRIDAAKHMWPGDISAFLAKLHNLNTQWFSAGTKPFIFQEVIDLGGEPITGSQYFENGRVTEFKYGAKLGTVIRKWDGEKMAYLKNWGEGWGFVPSDRALVFVDNHDNQRGHGAGGASILTFWESRLYKMAVGFMLAHPYGFTRVMSSYRWPRYFENGEDVNDWVGPPSNSDGSTKSVTINADTTCGNDWVCEHRWRQIRNMVVFRNVVDGQPFSNWWDNDSNQVAFGRGNKGFIVFNNDDWYMNIDLQTGLPAGTYCDVISGDKEGSACTGKQVYVSSDGMANFQISNTDEDPFVAIHVDAKL comes from the exons ATGCAAGTCCTTCTCCTCCTCGCAGCTGTAGGGCTTTGCTGGGCACAGTATGACCCCAACACTCAGACTGGGAGGACGTCTATCGTGCATCTCTTTGAATGGCGCTGGGACGATATTGCTCTGGAGTGCGAACGCTATTTAGCTCCTTATGGATTTGGAGGAGTTCAG GTTTCTCCTCCAAATGAAAACATTGTCATTACTAATCCGAACCGGCCCTGGTGGGAAAGGTACCAGCCCATCAGCTACAAGATCTGCAGTCGATCAGGCACTGAAGATGAATTCAGAGACATGGTGACCAGATGCAACAACGTTGGA GTTCGCATTTATGTGGATGCTGTTGTCAATCACATGTGCGGATCTATGGGTGGCACAGGCACCCACTCAACATGCGGGAGCTATTTCGACACCGGGACTAGAGATTTTCCCGCGGTGCCGTACTCTGCCTGGGATTTCAACGACGGCAAATGTCAGACCGCCAGTGGAGACATTGAAAATTATGGGGACATCTATCAG GTCCGGGATTGTAAGTTGACTAGCCTTCTTGATCTGGCTCTGGAGAAGGACTATGTACGCTCAACAATTGCAGATTACATGAATCACCTCATTGATATGGGTGTAGCAGGGTTCCGGATCGATGCTGCCAAGCATATGTGGCCTGGGGACATAAGTGCGTTTCTGGCCAAATTGCACAATCTAAACACTCAGTGGTTTTCAGCAGGAACAAAACCCTTTATTTTCCAAGAG GTAATTGACTTGGGAGGAGAGCCAATCACAGGCAGTCAATACTTTGAAAATGGCCGAGTGACAGAGTTCAAGTACGGTGCAAAACTGGGGACGGTGATCCGCAAGTGGGATGGAGAGAAGATGGCCTACTTAAA GAACTGGGGAGAAGGCTGGGGCTTTGTGCCTTCTGACAGAGCCCTGGTCTTTGTGGATAACCACGACAACCAGCGGGGGCACGGGGCAGGCGGAGCTTCCATTCTTACCTTCTGGGAATCCAG GCTTTATAAAATGGCAGTTGGTTTCATGCTCGCTCATCCGTACGGGTTCACGCGGGTGATGTCAAGTTATCGTTGGCCAAGATATTTTGAGAATGGAGAG GATGTCAACGACTGGGTTGGACCGCCGAGTAACTCGGATGGATCGACGAAGTCCGTGACAATCAATGCCGACACTACCTGTGGCAACGACTGGGTCTGTGAACATCGCTGGCGACAAATAAG GAACATGGTTGTCTTCCGTAACGTGGTAGACGGTCAGCCTTTCTCAAACTGGTGGGACAATGATAGCAATCAAGTAGCTTTCGGTCGTGGCAACAAAGGCTTCATTGTCTTTAATAATGACGACTG GTATATGAACATCGATTTGCAAACGGGGCTGCCTGCCGGTACCTACTGCGATGTTATTTCTGGAGATAAGGAAGGCAGTGCGTGTACTGGAAAGCAGGTGTATGTTTCTTCGGATGGAATGGCCAATTTCCAGATTAGTAACACTGACGAAGATCCATTTGTTGCAATTCACGTTGATGCCAAGTTATAA
- the LOC125693461 gene encoding pancreatic alpha-amylase isoform X3 produces MQVLLLLAAVGLCWAQYDPNTQTGRTSIVHLFEWRWDDIALECERYLAPYGFGGVQVSPPNENIVITNPNRPWWERYQPISYKICSRSGTEDEFRDMVTRCNNVGVRIYVDAVVNHMCGSMGGTGTHSTCGSYFDTGTRDFPAVPYSAWDFNDGKCQTASGDIENYGDIYQVRDCKLTSLLDLALEKDYVRSTIADYMNHLIDMGVAGFRIDAAKHMWPGDISAFLAKLHNLNTQWFSAGTKPFIFQEVIDLGGEPITGSQYFENGRVTEFKYGAKLGTVIRKWDGEKMAYLKNWGEGWGFVPSDRALVFVDNHDNQRGHGAGGASILTFWESRLYKMAVGFMLAHPYGFTRVMSSYRWPRYFENGEDVNDWVGPPSNSDGSTKSVTINADTTCGNDWVCEHRWRQIRNMVVFRNVVDGQPFSNWWDNDSNQVAFGRGNKGFIVFNNDD; encoded by the exons ATGCAAGTCCTTCTCCTCCTCGCAGCTGTAGGGCTTTGCTGGGCACAGTATGACCCCAACACTCAGACTGGGAGGACGTCTATCGTGCATCTCTTTGAATGGCGCTGGGACGATATTGCTCTGGAGTGCGAACGCTATTTAGCTCCTTATGGATTTGGAGGAGTTCAG GTTTCTCCTCCAAATGAAAACATTGTCATTACTAATCCGAACCGGCCCTGGTGGGAAAGGTACCAGCCCATCAGCTACAAGATCTGCAGTCGATCAGGCACTGAAGATGAATTCAGAGACATGGTGACCAGATGCAACAACGTTGGA GTTCGCATTTATGTGGATGCTGTTGTCAATCACATGTGCGGATCTATGGGTGGCACAGGCACCCACTCAACATGCGGGAGCTATTTCGACACCGGGACTAGAGATTTTCCCGCGGTGCCGTACTCTGCCTGGGATTTCAACGACGGCAAATGTCAGACCGCCAGTGGAGACATTGAAAATTATGGGGACATCTATCAG GTCCGGGATTGTAAGTTGACTAGCCTTCTTGATCTGGCTCTGGAGAAGGACTATGTACGCTCAACAATTGCAGATTACATGAATCACCTCATTGATATGGGTGTAGCAGGGTTCCGGATCGATGCTGCCAAGCATATGTGGCCTGGGGACATAAGTGCGTTTCTGGCCAAATTGCACAATCTAAACACTCAGTGGTTTTCAGCAGGAACAAAACCCTTTATTTTCCAAGAG GTAATTGACTTGGGAGGAGAGCCAATCACAGGCAGTCAATACTTTGAAAATGGCCGAGTGACAGAGTTCAAGTACGGTGCAAAACTGGGGACGGTGATCCGCAAGTGGGATGGAGAGAAGATGGCCTACTTAAA GAACTGGGGAGAAGGCTGGGGCTTTGTGCCTTCTGACAGAGCCCTGGTCTTTGTGGATAACCACGACAACCAGCGGGGGCACGGGGCAGGCGGAGCTTCCATTCTTACCTTCTGGGAATCCAG GCTTTATAAAATGGCAGTTGGTTTCATGCTCGCTCATCCGTACGGGTTCACGCGGGTGATGTCAAGTTATCGTTGGCCAAGATATTTTGAGAATGGAGAG GATGTCAACGACTGGGTTGGACCGCCGAGTAACTCGGATGGATCGACGAAGTCCGTGACAATCAATGCCGACACTACCTGTGGCAACGACTGGGTCTGTGAACATCGCTGGCGACAAATAAG GAACATGGTTGTCTTCCGTAACGTGGTAGACGGTCAGCCTTTCTCAAACTGGTGGGACAATGATAGCAATCAAGTAGCTTTCGGTCGTGGCAACAAAGGCTTCATTGTCTTTAATAATGACGACTG A